Proteins from a genomic interval of Pristis pectinata isolate sPriPec2 chromosome 9, sPriPec2.1.pri, whole genome shotgun sequence:
- the LOC127574557 gene encoding aquaporin-4-like, which produces MQHSPPGREPSFHSLSAVSPDSYSHPPTPSKRLPLCSFERAMTAFKGIWTQSFWRAVSAEFLATLIFVLLSLGSTVGWGGTTGPVDVLLISLSFGFSIATMVQCFAHISGGHINPVVTAAMVSTRKLSLAKGFFYVQAQCLGAIAGAGILYLITPPDVRGELGVTTINENLSAGHGLLVELLITFQLLFTIFATCDSKRDDLKGSSALAIGLSVTIGHMFAINYTGASMNPARSFGPAVITGKWENHWVYWVGPTIGGIIAAALYEYLFCPDKELKSRFKDIFKSTRASGAKYSDVEESRGQAIEYEDLAIRPGGSQFVDEDKHEEKEDKAEERLTPV; this is translated from the exons ATGCAGCACTCGCCGCCAGGACGCGAACCCTCCTTCCACTCTCTGTCTGCCGTCTCGCCAGATTCCTACTCACACCCACCAACACCAAG CAAGCGATTGCCGCTGTGCAGTTTTGAGAGGGCCATGACAGCGTTCAAAGGGATCTGGACCCAATCCTTCTGGAGGGCGGTTTCGGCCGAGTTTCTGGCCACACTCATCTTCGTACTTCTCAGCCTGGGCTCCACCGTCGGGTGGGGTGGTACGACTGGACCTGTGGACGTCCTGCTCATCTCCCTTTCCTTTGGATTCAGCATTGCCACCATGGTTCAGTGCTTCGCCCACATCAGTGGGGGCCACATTAACCCTGTGGTGACCGCTGCCATGGTCTCCACCAGGAAGCTCAGCCTAGCCAAGGGATTCTTCTACGTTCAGGCACAATGTCTTGGTGCCATCGCAGGAGCAGGGATCCTCTACCTCATCACGCCACCGGACGTTAGGGGTGAACTAGGAGTCACCACG attaatgagAATCTCTCTGCCGGCCACGGGCTGTTGGTTGAACTGCTTATCACATTCCAGCTACTGTTTACCATCTTTGCCACGTGTGACTCCAAACGTGATGATCTCAAGGGCTCGTCAGCGTTGGCAATTGGTCTCTCTGTCACCATTGGACACATGTTTGCT ATTAACTACACCGGCGCCAGTATGAATCCTGCCCGATCATTTGGACCTGCGGTTATTACTGGGAAATGGGAAAACCACTGG GTTTATTGGGTAGGTCCAACAATAGGTGGGATTATTGCTGCTGCTCTCTACGAATATCTGTTCTGTCCAGACAAGGAACTGAAGAGCCGTTTTAAAGATATCTTCAAGTCTACACGGGCTTCCGGGGCTAAATATTCAGATGTGGAGGAGAGCAGGGGCCAAGCCATTGAGTACGAGGATCTGGCCATCAGACCTGGAGGCTCCCAGTTTGTGGATGAAGATAAACATGAAGAAAAGGAAGATAAGGCTGAAGAACGTCTGACTCCCGTATGA